The following is a genomic window from Niveispirillum cyanobacteriorum.
CTGAAGATCGAAGATATCCGCCGCAATACCTTCGCCTATAACCTGACCGCCAATGGCGAGACGGAGGGCAAGGGCCATCATGTGGGCGTGGAGTTCGGCTCCGTCGCGACGACCGGTTCCCTGCGCTATGGCCCCATCGTCAGCTTCAATTATGACCGGGTAGAGCTGGATGCCTGGAACGAGACGGGCGCCCTGCACCTGAACCTGGACCATTCCGATCTGGCCGAACAGCAGCTGCTGTTCAATATTGCCGGCCAGGTATCGACCCAGATCAATCTGGGCAATGGCCGCATGGCCGTGCCGGAACTGCGTGTTGGCTATCAGGAAGACCTGATCAAGGATGACGGCCAGACTTACACGACCGTCCTTTCCAACCGCCGCACCAGCAGCCTGGCCACCAACACGGCCATCCTGCCCGATCCGCAGGGCGATGGGTTCCGCGTCGGCCTGGGTCTGTCGCTATCGGTGGCTGACAATGCCGGCCTGTATCTGTCGGGCGACACGCTGTTTGTGGAGGATGACAAGCCCGACTACACGGTCGGTGCCGGTCTGCGTGTCGGTTTCTAAGACCAGAACTGAGTTTAGGGCGGAAGGGAAAAGGGGGCGTGCGACCGCCCCCTTTTTCTATTTACGCAACAAAAACTCCCGCCCCACCTTCACCCGCTTCACCCCGTCATATTCGACAATGTCGGTGGTGGCATAGGTCTCCGACCATTTGTCGGGCAGGTAGCTGCCGGTGCCGATCACGTCGATGGGGGCGCCCGCATCGGCCATGATGCGGCATTTTTCCGGGCTGAAGCCGCTGGACGCCACGATCTTGACCTTGGGGAATCCTGCCGCGTCCAGTTGTTCGCGCAGATAATGGATGGCAGCCGCCGAAACGCCGGCCCCGATCAGGTGGCGCAGTTCGCTTTCATCCCGGTAGCCCCGAATGCTGTGCGGTGCGTGGCGTTCCAGCACGGCGTAGCTGGTGGGCGGGTCCAGCCCCTCCAGGAAGCGTCCGCCCGGCGTGTCGATGCGCAAGGACAAGTCGCCCGCCGCCGCCATGTCGGGGAAGCGGTGGCAGACAGCCAGCGCGTCCGTCACCTCCCGTCCGAAATAATCGACCAGGACGGTCATGGGCTGACCGGGGAAGGTCTCTGCATACATTTCCGCCGCGCGCACGGTGGACCCGGCATAGCCGATCAGGGCATGGGGCATCGTACCCAGACCCCGCTCGCGGCCAAAGTAATGGGCGGTGGCGTCGGTGGCATTGCCAATGAAACCCA
Proteins encoded in this region:
- a CDS encoding nicotinate phosphoribosyltransferase — encoded protein: MTKTPPAADAVAHWTDVYFQRTRAIVEKFGDQKVTYAVFMRRPVVFAPRLALDWLREVAAERGFTPNIQLNYEETKWVGAGEPMMWITGPFSQMAELETLFLMKLGPACVAAYNAYMMCAGLPKVAFLAMDARHCAGTEMAEIMAYAASVGSARARRRDGAVGFIGNATDATAHYFGRERGLGTMPHALIGYAGSTVRAAEMYAETFPGQPMTVLVDYFGREVTDALAVCHRFPDMAAAGDLSLRIDTPGGRFLEGLDPPTSYAVLERHAPHSIRGYRDESELRHLIGAGVSAAAIHYLREQLDAAGFPKVKIVASSGFSPEKCRIMADAGAPIDVIGTGSYLPDKWSETYATTDIVEYDGVKRVKVGREFLLRK